The Kluyvera intermedia genome includes the window ACAGTCAGGTCACCGACCTGCTGGCCTTCTGCGCCTTCTTTATCGTCGGCCTGATGATCGGCATGATCACCTTCCAGTTCAGCAACTTTAATTTCGGCATTGGTAACGCGGCAGGCTTGCTGTTCGCCGGTATCATGCTGGGATTCCTGCGTGCCAACCATCCAACGTTTGGCTACATCCCGCAGGGTGCGCTGAATATGGTGAAAGAATTTGGCCTGATGGTCTTTATGGCAGGCGTCGGCTTAAGCGCGGGCAGCGGCATTGGTAACGGTCTTGGCGTAGTCGGCGGACAAATGCTGGTCGCTGGACTGTTCGTAAGCCTGGTGCCGGTAGTGATTTGTTTCCTGTTCGGCGCTTACGTACTGCGCATGAACCGCGCGCTGCTGTTTGGCGCCATTATGGGTGCCCGTACCTGTGCCCCGGCAATGGAAATCATCAGCGATACCGCGCGCAGCAACATCCCAGCGCTCGGCTACGCGGGAACCTATGCCATCGCTAACGTATTGTTAACGCTCGCCGGTACGCTGATTATCATCATCTGGCCGGGAATAGGCGGCTAGCGCTGGCTTTGGGGCAAACAAAGAAAAGAAAATTATTTTTGCGCAACGCAGAACTTTTCAGTCAGGCGCGAGTCTTAATTAGTGCCACTGCTTTTCTTTGATGTCCCCATTTTGTGGAGCCCATCAACCCCGCCATCTTTGGTTCAAGGTTGATGGGTTTTTTGTTGCCTGAATTTCAGTATGAATTAAAACAACAGGTTATTTTCAGCACTCCCCCGCTATCCGACCCACCATTTTTCGAATCTCCTCATGCGTCAGCGGCTGGCGGTCGGTGACAAAATGCAGCGTCATCCCTTCAATAAACGCATCCAGCGCACGGGCGGTGCTTGGATCAAACCACTGCTCCAGCGTCTGCTGGCTGCGGTGCATCCAGTTTTGCATAACCGCCTTAAGCGAAGGCGTGCTGCTGGCAAGGGCATAAAGCTGATACATCAGCGTCATATTTTTCGGCGTTGTCACCTGGCTGCTGAAAATAAGTTTTGCCACCGCGTCACAGGCATCGTCTTTGGTCGTCACGCCAATAAAAAAGTCCGCGTACTCTTGCGACATGCGGGCGGTAAAGGTGCTGAACGCCTCGCCCAATAACGCTTCGATACCGTCAAAATAATAGGTCATTGAACCTAACGGTACATCGGCACAGCTGGCAATTTTACGATGCGTTACCGCGCCAATTCCATGGATAGCGATCGTCTCAATTGTCGCATCAATGATTCGTTCCCGGCGCTGCGGATCGTTCGGTCGGCGAGCCATAATTATCCTCTTTCAAATTATGTACAAATGTACACAAGCTTGTTAGTGTTGTCTGCATACTTTCCGACCCGATGCGAATGGATGACAACGTTAACCTCCCGTAAAGCCCTGCAACTGCGGATGTGGGCACTCTTCATGTTCTTCTTTTTACCCGGTTTATTAATGGCTTCCTGGGCCACACGTACGCCTGCGATCCGCGATATTTTGTCTGTATCCACGGCTGAAATGGGTATCGTCCTGTTTGGCCTGTCGATTGGTTCGATGAGCGGCATCCTTTGTTCCGCCTTTTTTGTGAAACGATTCGGTACCCGCACGGTTATCCGCACCACCATGTCGTGCGCTATCTTCGGGATGATGATTCTGAGCCTGGCGCTGCATCTCAGTTCTGCATGGGTCTTTGCGATAGGGCTGGCGATATTCGGTGCTAGCTTCGGTTCGGCCGAAGTGGCGATTAACGTTGAAGGCGCAGCCGTTGAGCGCGAGATGAAAAAAACCGTCCTGCCGATGATGCACGGCTTCTATAGCTTAGGAACGCTGGTCGGCGCAGGCGTCGGTATGGCGGTCACGGCCTTCGGTTTACCTGCCGTGTGGCACATTATGGTCGCGGGATTAGTGGGTATTGCCCCAATTTTCATCGCTATCAAAGCCATTCCGGATGGAACCGGTCGTAACGAAGCGGAAGACGCACACCACCAGGAAAAAGGCGTGCCGTTCTGGCGCGACATGCAGCTAATGCTGATTGGCGTGGTAGTACTGGCGATGGCCTTTGCGGAGGGTTCCGCCAATGACTGGCTGCCGCTGCTGATGGTTGACGGCCACGGTTTCAGCCCAACATCAGGCTCGCTGATTTACGCAGGCTTCACGCTGGGCATGACCGTCGGACGCTTCACTGGCGGCTGGTTTATTGATCGCTATAGCCGCGTCACCGTGGTTCGCGCCAGTGCGCTAATGGGCGCATTAGGCATTGCCTTAATTATCTTTGTCGACAGCCCGTGGGTTGCTGGGGTGTCGGTTATCCTG containing:
- a CDS encoding MFS transporter, whose amino-acid sequence is MTTLTSRKALQLRMWALFMFFFLPGLLMASWATRTPAIRDILSVSTAEMGIVLFGLSIGSMSGILCSAFFVKRFGTRTVIRTTMSCAIFGMMILSLALHLSSAWVFAIGLAIFGASFGSAEVAINVEGAAVEREMKKTVLPMMHGFYSLGTLVGAGVGMAVTAFGLPAVWHIMVAGLVGIAPIFIAIKAIPDGTGRNEAEDAHHQEKGVPFWRDMQLMLIGVVVLAMAFAEGSANDWLPLLMVDGHGFSPTSGSLIYAGFTLGMTVGRFTGGWFIDRYSRVTVVRASALMGALGIALIIFVDSPWVAGVSVILWGLGASLGFPLTISAASDTGPDAPTRVSVVATTGYLAFLVGPPLLGFLGEHYGLRSAMLAVLALVLIAALVAKAVAKPEPRVVMESH
- a CDS encoding TetR/AcrR family transcriptional regulator, with protein sequence MARRPNDPQRRERIIDATIETIAIHGIGAVTHRKIASCADVPLGSMTYYFDGIEALLGEAFSTFTARMSQEYADFFIGVTTKDDACDAVAKLIFSSQVTTPKNMTLMYQLYALASSTPSLKAVMQNWMHRSQQTLEQWFDPSTARALDAFIEGMTLHFVTDRQPLTHEEIRKMVGRIAGEC